GAACTCCTCGAGCGTCGTCGTGCCGGTGGCGCGCATCTGCTGCGCCAGCTCGGGGCCCACGTAGCGGAAGTGCCAGGGCTCGGGCATGAAGCCCGTCACCTCCTGCTTGCCCTCGGGGTAGCGCACCACGAAGCCGTGGTCGGCGGCGTGCTCGGCGAGCCACAGCCCCGCGGGCGTCTCGCCGAAGCAGGCGGCCAGGTAGCAGGCGCCGTGGTCGTCGAAGTCGACCGCGAGGCCCGTCTGGTGCTCGGAGTGGCCGGGGCGGGCCGAGTACGTGTCGGCGGCGGCCTGCCCGTCGCGCGCCGTGTAGCCGTCGTACAGGGCCACCTGCGTGGCGTAGTCGCGGTAGGCGCTGATGATGCGCACCGCGTGCCCGTCGGCCGCGGCCGCGGCGACGAGCGCCTCGACGGCTCGCGCGGCGGGCTCGCGCAGCGGCTGCGAGAACTCGTTCTCGACCCCCTCGGGCATCACGAGGTCGGCGGGTGCGAAGTCGGCGGGCGAGAGGGGGCGCAGCTTGTTGCTGACCACCCAGATCGACATGGGATCGTCGACGGAGTGGGCGGCCCGGTC
The genomic region above belongs to Leucobacter muris and contains:
- a CDS encoding M15 family metallopeptidase; translated protein: MSVRIPRPALAALLVGALALPLVACAPEPESAAEASAAPSPEPAPAPAPAEEPPAEAEFDRAAHSVDDPMSIWVVSNKLRPLSPADFAPADLVMPEGVENEFSQPLREPAARAVEALVAAAAADGHAVRIISAYRDYATQVALYDGYTARDGQAAADTYSARPGHSEHQTGLAVDFDDHGACYLAACFGETPAGLWLAEHAADHGFVVRYPEGKQEVTGFMPEPWHFRYVGPELAQQMRATGTTTLEEFFGLPAAPGYAQ